AGCAAAACTTGCATATATTATCGATTCAACAGCAGCACCTGTTTGTATATTAATGCCAGTTTCAAGCTGGTTTGCAGCAGTTGTTGGAAATTTAGGGGAATCTGGCGTTGGTACGGGTGCTCTTTCAAGCATGAGTCCATCAAGCGTATTCTTTTCAGCAATACTCTACAATACTTACGCACTTGTTGCATTATTCATGGTTGCAGTTATTATATCCCTTAAAAAAATGGATTTTGGTCCAATGAAAGTTCACGAAACGGTTGCATCTGAAACTGGTGACTTATTTAATGGAGATGCTGAAACTGCAGCAATTGAGTCAGAAATCGAACCATTAAGTGGCGGAAAAATTTCATACCTAGTGTTACCATTAGTAGTCCTCATTTTTGCAATTATCTTTGCATTTATGATTTCAGGCGGTCTTTTCGCAGGTACTGGAATTATAGAATCTTTCTTAAGCATGGATGCGTCATGGGGTCTTTTCTGGGGCGGTTTAGTAACTTTAGTATTTACTGCACTCTACTTCATAGTATCAAAAGCAATTCCTGCAAAAGAAATTGCGCATCTCTTTGCAAAAGGTTCAAAATTAATGCTTCCTGCAATTACAATCCTTATTCTTGCATGGTCCCTTGGTTCAGTTATCGGAGACCTTGGAACTGGAACGTACCTTTCAGGATTAATTCAAAACAACCTACCAGTTCAGATTTTGCCTGCGATAATCTTCCTATTATCAGGATTTATGGCATTTTCAACAGGTACCTCATGGGGTACTTTTGGAATCATGCTCCCTATTGCGGTTCCCATGGCAGTCGGTCTTGGAATGCCTGAATTCGTTGTTCCATTTGTTGCAGCAGTTCTCGGTGGTGCAATATATGGTGACCACTCTTCCCCGATTTCAGACACAACAATTATGAGTTCAACTGGAGCAGGTACCAAACACATTGACCACGTTCAAACACAGCTTCCATACACAACTTTGATCGGAATCATGGCATTTTTAGGCTACCTGATCGTAGGATATACCATAAATTTAGGTTACTGGGTAAGTGGCCTCATTAATCTTGCATTCGTAGCTTCAGCAGTTTACGTTGCAGCAAGCTTCCTTTCAAAAAAGTAAATTGAAATAAAACCTTTCTTTTTTAATTTTTATTTTAAAATAAATTTAATTTAAAAAATAGAATTATATGTTAAAAACTTTAAAAAAAGCATTTTCGTAATTATTTAGTTGATTTTTTCTTTTTTTCAATGAACTCAAGCAAATCTACTGTATCGCCGATTTTTTCAAGTTCAGAAATGCTCATACTAGTTATTCGTTTGTTTTCATTCGTTTTCTTTTCTAAAACTAGTAATGAGTGACTGTTTAGCATTTTAGAAATTTCATCTACAATCATTGCTTTTCTTCTTATCTCTTCATTCTCGGTTTCCTGAATATTTGTAAATATTATATTTTGATTTTCAGAGTCATCTTCTTTTGATTCCTCAGCTACTGCATCAAAGGGTGCTTTTGTAGTTTCGAGCAGATTAAAACCCATATCTCCAAGAATATCAATAACCCGTATTTTAAAATCTTCACTTTCTTTCAATATCTTTTCAAAAGCTTCTTCTCGACTTTTTTGAGATTTTAATCCTTCCATGTAATCAACTATATTAATTCCTTTGATTAATGGAACATCTAAATACTCTTCTATTTTTATTGCAACTTCTGCTGAAGGGTTTGCTTCATTCTGCTCGTATTTATATATCGTTTTTCTTGAAACCCGAGATATTTCTGCAAGTTCTCCGACTGAAATTTTTAATTTTT
This Methanococcus maripaludis C5 DNA region includes the following protein-coding sequences:
- a CDS encoding transcriptional regulator; protein product: MREVLLSECIDLLYESHFVISKPFGRSCFDLIAKKADLRFLIKILKNIDSLSTEQSEELLNIAKMLQAVPIIIGTRTRNSVMEEGAVYERYGIKAVTFNTFRDQLFGEPPVVYANRGGFFVNIDGAVLRETREKLKISVGELAEISRVSRKTIYKYEQNEANPSAEVAIKIEEYLDVPLIKGINIVDYMEGLKSQKSREEAFEKILKESEDFKIRVIDILGDMGFNLLETTKAPFDAVAEESKEDDSENQNIIFTNIQETENEEIRRKAMIVDEISKMLNSHSLLVLEKKTNENKRITSMSISELEKIGDTVDLLEFIEKKKKSTK
- a CDS encoding Na+/H+ antiporter NhaC family protein encodes the protein MDFGILSLLPPVVAIGLALITRRVYMSLFLGILAGSLLYNNWNIVASASHIVNTIIGSVELTSVTGISAFTGVGNLWNLLILLFLVMLGILIALITRAGGALAYGNWASNKIKSKESASLSTSLLGILLFIDDYFNCLTVGTVMKPITDKFKISRAKLAYIIDSTAAPVCILMPVSSWFAAVVGNLGESGVGTGALSSMSPSSVFFSAILYNTYALVALFMVAVIISLKKMDFGPMKVHETVASETGDLFNGDAETAAIESEIEPLSGGKISYLVLPLVVLIFAIIFAFMISGGLFAGTGIIESFLSMDASWGLFWGGLVTLVFTALYFIVSKAIPAKEIAHLFAKGSKLMLPAITILILAWSLGSVIGDLGTGTYLSGLIQNNLPVQILPAIIFLLSGFMAFSTGTSWGTFGIMLPIAVPMAVGLGMPEFVVPFVAAVLGGAIYGDHSSPISDTTIMSSTGAGTKHIDHVQTQLPYTTLIGIMAFLGYLIVGYTINLGYWVSGLINLAFVASAVYVAASFLSKK